From a single Brassica rapa cultivar Chiifu-401-42 chromosome A01, CAAS_Brap_v3.01, whole genome shotgun sequence genomic region:
- the LOC103848700 gene encoding dnaJ homolog subfamily B member 1 produces MGVDYYKVLQVDRSAKDEDLKKAYRKLAMKWHPDKNPNNKIEAEAKFKQISEAYDVLSDPQKRAIYDQYGEEGLNSQAPPPGPGGFPGGSDRGASFRFNGRSADDIFSEFFGFSRPPGDGFRFAEDVFSSYRSAAPETFNVAPPRKAAPIERQLPCSLEDLYKGITKKMKISRDVLDSSWRPTTVEEILTIEIKPGWKKGTKITFPEKGNEQRGIIPSDLVFIVDEKPHAVFKRDGNDLVITQKIPLVEALTGYTAQVTTLDGRTLTVPVNNVISPSYEEVVKGEGMPIPKDPSKKGNLRIKFNVKFPSRLTTEQKSGIKRMFSSC; encoded by the exons ATGGGGGTCGATTATTACAAGGTTCTTCAAGTTGATCGAAGTGCTAAAGATGAAGATTTGAAGAAAGCTTATCGCAAACTCGCCATGAAGTGGCATCCCGACAAGAACCCTAACAACAAAATAGAAGCAGAAGCCAAATTCAAACAGATCTCCGAAGCTTACGAT GTACTGAGCGATCCTCAGAAGCGAGCAATCTACGATCAATACGGAGAAGAAGGTCTAAACAGCCAAGCTCCGCCTCCTGGTCCCGGCGGGTTTCCTGGTGGTTCAGACAGAGGGGCTTCGTTCAGGTTCAACGGCAGAAGCGCTGACGACATCTTCTCGGAGTTCTTTGGCTTCTCGAGACCCCCTGGTGATGGGTTTAGGTTCGCTGAAGACGTTTTCTCGTCTTATAGGTCCGCTGCACCAGAAACCTTTAATGTTGCTCCACCGAGGAAAGCTGCTCCTATAGAGAGACAGCTTCCTTGTAGCTTGGAGGATTTGTATAAAGGTATCACTAAGAAGATGAAGATCTCGAGGGACGTTCTTGATTCTAGCTG GAGACCCACTACGGTGGAAGAGATCTTAACGATAGAGATCAAACCAGGATGGAAGAAAGGGACAAAGATAACATTCCCCGAGAAAGGAAACGAGCAGAGAGGAATCATACCATCAGACCTCGTATTCATAGTCGACGAGAAGCCGCACGCTGTGTTCAAGAGAGACGGGAACGACCTTGTGATCACGCAGAAGATCCCTCTCGTGGAAGCACTCACGGGGTACACTGCTCAGGTCACGACTTTGGACGGGAGAACGCTAACGGTTCCGGTCAACAACGTGATCAGCCCTTCCTATGAAGAGGTTGTGAAAGGCGAAGGCATGCCTATCCCTAAAGACCCGTCGAAAAAGGGAAACTTGAGGATCAAGTTCAATGTTAAGTTCCCTTCGAGGCTAACGACAGAGCAGAAGTCTGGAATCAAACGGATGTTTTCGTCTTGTTAG
- the LOC103848712 gene encoding kinetochore protein SPC24 homolog, whose protein sequence is MGNLSESFDIEDLMSYGDDLISLLNAKNGFDVVSQSFEDLKALRFVCDEDLNQTQRSIQDCKKKLVACKKKTEEASCGDDDVERLQKELDEEMEIECKLKDELRVVAEELKDLNAQWTSVDEQRQSVKRKERDDLRAEKMLSMYASVTKVIPEVEDPSKISGYMVDREKKVIEKFQFETNKMTAYETCNSIWSIINKQ, encoded by the exons ATGGGGAACCTTTCGGAGAGCTTCGACATCGAAGATCTGATGTCATACGGCGACGACTTGATCAGCTTACTGAACGCCAAGAACGGGTTCGACGTAGTATCGCAAAGCTTCGAGGACTTGAAAGCTCTCCGCTTTGTTTGCGACGAGGATTTGAATCAGACGCAGAGATCTATCCAAG ATTGTAAGAAGAAGCTCGTTGCTTGCAAGAAGAAAACAGAGGAAGCTTCGTGTGGAGATGACGACGTTGAGCGTCTTCAGAAGGAGCTTGACGAAGAGATGGAGATAGAGTGCAAGCTCAAAGACGAGCTTAG AGTAGTTGCTGAGGAACTCAAAGACTTGAATGCACAGTGGACGTCTGTTGATGAGCAAAGACAATCTGTTAAGAGAAAAGAGCGGGACGACTTGAGAGCTGA GAAAATGCTCTCTATGTATGCTTCTGTTACAAAAGTTATACCAGAGGTTGAGGATCCATCGAAGATCTCAGGAT atatGGTTGATCGCGAGAAGAAGGTTATTGAGAAGTTCCAGTTTGAGACAAATAAAATGACGGCTTATGAGACATGCAACAGTATCTGGAGCATCATTAACAAGCAATAA
- the LOC103848724 gene encoding probable L-type lectin-domain containing receptor kinase VI.1, with product MLLKFAYALKRSLTSYHHQSQESSRFSMGIARRSIPTLMFLLFLSSNVLADASTTTVFTFLGFRGNQTEIQTEQAATIQETDGLLRLTNRDHNVTGTAFYREPIRLRDGSSNKLCSFSTSFVFVIIPSSPGNGGFGFTFTLSPTPNRPGAESAQYLGLLNRSSNGDPSNHVFAVEFDTVQGFKDGDDRRGNHVGLDFNNLSSAVQEPIIYHDTDDRKEDFQLESGEPIQAHLDYDGPTDSLNVTVYPTRIGFKPETPMISRQVLNLSQIVTKEEVYVGFTSATGKGQSSAHYVMGWSFASSCGESPVSSWLNVSLLPRPPPNVSSKKGYDSPVVALIASLSIVTLFLLALLFVFVMYKRRIEEGEALEDWEIDYPHRFNYKDLYLATKRFKESEIIGSGGFGTVYRGNLPSLGAVAVKRITQTSQQGFREFVAEIESLGRLSHKNLVNLQGWCKHKKDLLLVYDYIPNGSLDSLLYTTPRRNGVVLTWEERFEIIKGVASGLLYLHEEWEQVVIHRDVKTSNVLVDAEMNAKLGDFGLARLYERGTLTQTTKVVGTLGYMAPELTRNGKGSTASDVFAFGVLLLEIVCGKRPTNTENFFLADWVMDFHTNGGVLRAVDQKLGSSFNGREAKLALVVGLLCCHQKPTARPTMRNVIRYLNGDEDLPEIDGNLGFSDSSRDHLRANVACNVSSDIASSSTTFSFSTEVSTASLGNGR from the coding sequence ATGCTCTTGAAATTTGCGTATGCCTTAAAAAGATCTCTTACTTCATACCATCATCAAAGTCAAGAAAGCTCAAGATTCTCAATGGGCATAGCAAGAAGATCCATACCAACACTCATGTTCCTGCTCTTTCTATCATCAAACGTTCTCGCTGACGCCTCCACAACAACAGTGTTCACTTTCCTTGGTTTCAGAggaaaccaaaccgaaattcaAACCGAACAAGCAGCGACGATTCAAGAAACCGATGGTCTACTCAGACTAACTAACCGGGACCACAACGTGACCGGAACAGCGTTCTACCGCGAACCAATCAGACTCCGTGACGGGTCATCCAACAAACTATGTTCCTTCAGCACATCTTTCGTCTTCGTCATAATCCCATCTAGTCCCGGAAACGGCGGTTTCGGCTTCACATTCACGCTTTCGCCGACCCCGAACCGTCCCGGAGCCGAGTCAGCTCAGTATTTAGGCCTTCTGAACAGATCCAGCAACGGAGATCCGTCCAACCACGTCTTCGCCGTGGAGTTCGACACGGTGCAAGGGTTCAAAGACGGAGACGACAGGAGAGGAAACCACGTCGGTCTCGACTTCAACAACCTCTCCTCGGCTGTACAGGAGCCCATCATTTACCACGACACGGATGATCGAAAAGAGGATTTTCAGCTAGAGAGCGGAGAACCGATCCAAGCTCATCTGGACTACGATGGACCAACCGACAGTTTAAACGTTACAGTCTATCCTACGCGAATCGGGTTCAAACCCGAGACGCCTATGATCTCGCGACAAGTTTTGAACTTGTCGCAGATCGTGACGAAGGAGGAGGTGTACGTGGGGTTCACCTCCGCGACTGGCAAAGGCCAGTCTAGCGCTCACTACGTGATGGGTTGGAGCTTCGCCAGCTCATGTGGAGAGAGTCCAGTATCTAGCTGGCTCAATGTCTCTCTCCTCCCTCGTCCGCCTCCAAACGTGAGCAGCAAGAAAGGCTACGACTCTCCAGTCGTAGCCTTGATTGCATCTTTATCGATCGTCACCCTGTTCCTCCTTGCCTTGCTGTTTGTATTCGTTATGTACAAGAGGCGGATAGAAGAAGGAGAGGCTTTAGAGGATTGGGAGATTGATTATCCTCACAGGTTTAATTACAAAGATCTCTACTTAGCTACTAAGAGATTCAAAGAGAGTGAGATCATCGGCTCGGGAGGGTTCGGGACCGTGTACAGAGGAAACTTACCGTCTTTGGGGGCTGTCGCGGTGAAGAGGATAACTCAAACAAGCCAACAAGGTTTTAGAGAGTTTGTGGCGGAGATCGAGAGCTTAGGTAGGTTAAGCCACAAGAACCTAGTGAACCTTCAAGGATGGTGCAAACACAAGAAAGACCTCTTGTTGGTTTACGATTATATCCCCAACGGTAGCCTCGACTCGCTGCTTTACACAACGCCGAGGCGAAACGGAGTCGTTTTGACGTGGGAGGAGCGTTTCGAGATCATAAAGGGAGTCGCCTCGGGGCTGTTGTATCTCCACGAGGAGTGGGAGCAGGTCGTGATTCACAGAGACGTGAAAACCAGTAACGTTCTCGTGGACGCTGAGATGAACGCTAAGCTGGGAGACTTCGGGCTCGCGAGGCTTTACGAACGCGGAACGCTAACGCAGACCACGAAAGTGGTCGGGACGTTAGGGTACATGGCGCCTGAGCTCACGCGCAACGGGAAAGGCTCGACCGCGTCTGACGTTTTCGCGTTTGGCGTTTTGTTGTTGGAGATTGTGTGCGGGAAGAGGCCGACGAATACGGAGAACTTCTTTTTAGCTGATTGGGTTATGGACTTTCACACGAACGGTGGAGTGCTTCGCGCGGTTGATCAGAAACTCGGGTCTAGTTTTAACGGTAGAGAGGCGAAGCTAGCTCTCGTTGTGGGGTTGTTATGTTGCCATCAGAAACCAACGGCTAGGCCAACGATGAGGAACGTGATTAGATATTTGAATGGGGACGAGGATCTTCCGGAGATTGATGGAAACTTGGGGTTTTCAGATTCTTCTAGAGATCATCTAAGGGCGAATGTTGCATGTAATGTTTCATCTGATATAGCGTCGAGCTCGACTACGTTTTCGTTTTCCACGGAGGTTTCTACGGCCTCTCTCGGTAATGGTAGATAG